AAAAAGTATTTAGAGCAGCCGGTTCAGAGATTCAATCTCTGCACGATCGATGCCTGCAATGCCTGCAAACATACCTTCGATCTTGTCGCCGGAGCCTTCCTCATCCTCAGTGATCACCATGAGCTTGATTGCGGAAAGACCGAATCCAATCGGTTCCACTCTCATATCCTGAATGCCGGTGATCTTTGCCTTAATGTCGGCCTGAAGCTTTTCCATGTCAACGTCCGGGGACTCCGGCATGACTTTGATGATTACTGCAACTTCGCCCATATTATTCACTTACGGTCCCTGGAATCCGCATTTCGGACAGGTGTATTTTACGCTCTGCTTGCGGCAGTATGCGCAGCGGTAAATTACTTCTCCACAGTCCGGGCACTTAAACTCGGTTGCGCCGCGCTCAGCGAGCGGGGCATTACATGACGTACATTTCGTAGCTGCCATTCGATCAAACTCTCTAAATTATTAGTTCCCTACAATTATAAACGTGTGGCCTTCACCACTCTGATCACGGCAGTCGTGTTCCCGGCACATCCTCTCCGGACAGATACCGTCCAAGACGTCCTGGCCTTCGTCCGTTGAGTATTACTGCCTTTGTATGGTATTTTTTCAGAATCTGTATGCAGCAGGGATCAATGACATCTGTGTCTGTATCGGGCGGGAATTTTGGCAGAAGCTCTCCATGTACAACGACTCCGTCCACTGACTTGAGAAGAATCAGCCGGCAGCCAAGCTGCCCTGCAATCCATGCAGAGATTGAGTCGGATGTTATGTCCCAGGAGTGCGGCAGGGGGTCGCATGCACGAAGAAATGTGTAGGGAAGAAAAATTTCCGCGCCGTCTTTTGGCATGGCACAAATATCTGTTGTTTTCAGACCAAAGTCTGACAAGTACCAGCCGTATTGATCCATCGCAGCAACTGCCATCCAGTGGCCTGCGTCTCCGTCAATACCGAGATCTCTGACATCATTGGCAAACACTCCTCCGCCCGGGATGATCAGTGCGGGCGTTTTTGCTTCTGCAAGTTCATGCAGAACGTCCCCTGCGACGTCCATGAGACTGCCGCCGATTTTTATCACAACTCCGCCGGTCATATCTGCAATACTATTAATCTGTCTCATGACACAAAAACCAGTATGGGATCATGGCCGGCGGCAGCAGTTCTTGTTCTTTTGTGTCTCGTCATCCCTTCCGTCTCCGCAGGGTTTCTCATCACCGAAATATGTCCTGACGGATATGCGAAAGGTGATGGTGATGAGTATTTTGTTCTGTCTGGGACCGGAGGCCTTGACGGATGGGTGGTAACTGATGGTGAAGGGTCGGTTCGGTTTCCTGCCGGAACGTCATCATCCGATCCGCTGATTGTGGCACGCGAGGCTGCCGCATACTACGAGACTCATGGCGCTTATCCTGACTATGAGGTCTTGTCCACGTTTGATTTTGTTCCTGACGCTGTTTCCACCGGCCGTTTTCAGATGGCAAACACCAAGGATGATGTTACTCTGCTCTTTTTGGATAAACCTGTTCAGTCTGTTGCGTGGCCAGGGGATTTCTCTTCCAAAAACGGAATGATTCATGTTTTTTCCAATGGCATCTGGGATGAACGCGTGATGCGTATCGGTCAAAGCAGTGTTCTTCCGAGGACTTTTGTTGCCGACTCGGTCACGCTGTTTGTGTCTCCTGACTCTTCGTTTGAGGTGGTGAACGGGGTCATAACAGACACGCAGTCTGAGATGTTCATCTCCATGTACGAGTTTACGCATCCTGAACTTGCCGAGTCTGTTGCTGACGCTGCTTTTCGCGGGGTGAATGTGACCCTGCTTGTCGAAGGAGGGCCTGTTGGAGGGATGAGTTCCGAGGAAAAAGGAGTGCTGAATTATCTGGTGAACTCCGGGGTGTCGGTCTACACGATTGAGAGCACTGATGCAAAACCTGCCAGATACCGGTATCTGCACACAAAATATTTTGTTTCAGATGATTTTGTTACGATTGTTCTCTCTGAAAACTTCAAACCGACCGGCATCCCTTTGCCCGGAACCCGCGGCAACCGGGGGTGGGGCGCTGCTGTCTACAGTGCGGATGTGGCGAAATATTTTGGCAGTGTGTTTTCTGCGGATCTTGGCGGATATGATATCTATCCGTATGTTCCAACCTCTGATCCGTTCCCTGCTTCATGGTCTGATGAGGAGATTGTGGTTCATTTTCCTGCGCGCACCATTGAAAACGTTCTGGTGACACCGGTCATTTCTCCTGATACCAGCCATCTTATTCCTGATCTTATCCATGATTCCCGGGAAAAAATTGTTCTTCAGCAGGCCTATATCTCTCCGTACCCAAATGGCGCGCGCAATATTTGGCTTGATTTGGTGCTTGATGCGGGGGGTCGCGGCATTGTGGTGCAGGTGATGCTTGACGGCATGTACTATAATACGGACGCAGAGTCCGACAATGATGAGATTGTTGCACAAATCAATCGTCTTTCCCAAAACGATGCGATTTCTGCGGAGGCACGTCTGATGTTTCCCGGGAAGTCCATCACCAAGCTTCACAATAAGGGGATGATAGTTGATATGAAATACGTATTGGTGAGTTCTGTTAACTGGAACTATAACTCACCAAATAATAACAGGGAATCTGGAATTATCATCGAAAATGAAGATGCAGCCAGATATTTTTCAGATGTTTTTGAGTTTGACTGGGGTGGTGTTTCCGGTGAATTCCAGATCAACGCTCCCGGGGGTGTTGATTTACGTTACGCCGTAGTTGTCCTTATCATTGTGTTACTGTTTGTTATTTGGCGACTGAAACGAAAGTGAAAAAAAAAGTTGATTTTGTATTCTGTGATCTTTTCACAGGCAACTTATGCTGATGCCGGCATGGTGCCGGTGGCAAGCTTTGGCTGATAAATTGCCTGTCTGGCATCACGGAAGTTGAACTTCTCGATGATAAGGCCTTGTTCCTTCAGGCGCTTTAAAGCATATCGAACGGTACGCGGAGCAAGTCCGGTGCCCGCAACGATATCCTTGTGGGTCTGGGATCCAGTCCTTTCCAGGAGATGGTAAATCGTGATACACGATTGGGGCAAATTTGTTCTTTGCATACAGAACAATTGTCTTCTAAGTATAAATAAATTTCCTATTTCGTTCGTATCAATACGAACAATGAAAAATTGTGCCAAAATTTCAGCGCTGATTGTTCTTTTATGATACTAAGGGCGGTGAATGATGAATCTGAGTGGAATGCGCAGGTTAATTTTTATATTTTGGAATTTTTGAAAAAAAGAAAATTTCTGGTGTTTTTCTCTCAATCCGCTGATTATACCGTTGCCTGCGTGGGAGCAGCCGGAATCTTGGTTGAGTAGAGAATCTGCCGTGCATCACGGAAGTTGAACTTCTCGACGAGCATGTCGTGATCCTTCAGCTTTTTCAGTGCGTAGCGGATTGTTCTCGGAGATAATCCCGTTAATTGGGCTATTTCCTTGTGTGTCAGAGAGTTGTACGGATCAAGCACTGTGAGTACTTTGATCGATGACTTGGGGAGTTCTGTTTTAGTCATAACGAACAATCGACTTCTGCAGATATATAGTTATCCATGGTGTCAAGTGCAGCAACATACAAGTATGTCAGCATCCATATATTGAAAATAGACATGCTGACTCAGCCGGAACGTCAGGCAATTTTTCTTCTTACCGTAGTGGCACTTCTTCTTTCGGCGTTTCATTTTGGAACAGTTCTTCTTGTACCGGACGGCGGGGCAGTAGCGTACTCAGCTGACATGCCGGACGGCATGCTGGTAACGCACACTGGTGTTGTTCTGGATATCACTTTTACGAAGACCGGCGGTCATATGATTCTCAATGTATCAGGAACTGATGTGTTTGTTCCCGGCGGCGGATCAAAGCTCACCCTGCTTGTCGGTGACAATATAACACTGCGCGGCATTACCGAAACGTATTCAGGAAAAAAAGAAATTATTGTGGATAATCCTTCAGATATTGCGATAATTTAGTTCCGGTTAGCTTTGCCCGGAATGCCTTCACCCTCAATCACTTTGATCTGGCCACCGAGGGTTTTTTTCTTCGACTCTTCTGTCTCGCCCACCTTCGCGGACTTGATTTTGGATTTACGGCCTTCGACACCGGCTCCGGTATCGCTGCCCTCGTGAATATCTGTAAATTTGATTCGCATAGTGATTCATTGACCCGCAACAATAAAGTCATTTGCCTCAATACTAATACAGCAGATGACACAGCTTCCCAATGTCGGAGAACGCATTGATGTCCTTGTGCTTCGTGATCTGCGGCAGACAGAACACATCAACGTCTATCTCTATATGGATGAAGAGATTGCCAAAACTTCAGACCTTGCCGCTGACCTGCAGAAGTACCGGCTGGTTGATCCTGATTTCCGGCCGGTAATGGAGATTGAAGAATGGTTCAAAGTCATGCAGAAACAGATGCGTCAGATCGCAGGACCCAATGCAAAAATAGAAGAGATGTTTGCTGAAGAACCGCTGCATGCAGAAATACTCGGCACCGGTTCCATTCAGACCGCTGTCGGCCCGAGGACGTACCTCAAAGCCCTGCTTCCCTATCTTGACGAGATGGAGGACATGCACTATTCAGATGCGAGCCTTCCAAGCAAATAATGCCGGCGATGTCCGGTGATCTCCACCCGTATTTTTGTTCCAATCGGAATTTCCTGCATCACCACAATATTCTGATACGTCCTGTCGCGGGCCGTAACACTTCCCGCCCGCACAACTTCAGTTACTACCGCCTCGACCGTTCTACCAATCCAGGCCTCGTTGTTTGCATCATACACCTGATTTGCCGCGTTCGTCAGTGCCCGTGACCGCTCCTTTTTTATCGGCTCAGGCAGTTTTTTCATCTTTGCCGCCGGCGTTCCGGGTCTCACCGAGAACCGCGTAATGTTCACCTTGCCGGGTTTTGTGCTGAGAATCTGATCCACCGACGCCTTGCCGTCCGCATCAGTCTCTCCGGAAAATCCTGCAATGTAATCAGTTGAGATGCGTATGTCGGGGAACCGCTCCCGTGCCCTTCTGCAGATCTCCTCATACGCAGCTGACGTGTAGCGGCGCCCCATCGTTTTCAAAATCGCGTCAGACCCTGACTGCACCGGTACATGCAGAAACAAAAAGATCTTTGGGTCAGTTAATGCATCCAGAAAATCATCCAGAATTAGCAGAAGCGTATCAGGATTTGCCATACCTACTCTGATATGAAAATCTCCCGGGATGTTGCAGAGCGACCGCAGCAGATCAGGCAGCCGTCGTCCTGAGGTCATATCCATTCCCCAGGAGCTCACATCCTGAGCGGTCAGCTGAATCTCTGCAACCCCTGCTTCCACAAACCGCTCAGCCTGAGCCACAATATCTTCTTCAGAAAAACTTACCAGTTTCCCTCGTGCAAGTCTCGTGATACAGTAGGTGCAGTGGCCGTTACAGCCTCTGGCAATCTGAAGAACTGCATGATCGCCCGAGCTCACGGTTCCAACTTCACGGTAACAGGAATGAATCAGATCTGGATCAATAATTCCTGCATCAGGACATGCTGCAAGCACCCGTTCAATGGAAATTCCCGGCAGACATCCGGTAACAATCAGAATTTTTCCGGCAAACAGACTCATGCGTTCATACATATGCTTCTCTGTTTTATCCACCACAATGCAGGTGTTGATCAAAACTGCGTCCGCGTCCTCCGCAGTATCCACAACCGTGCAGCCCTGAGCCTTGGCTATCTCAATGATCTTTTCCGTATCGCCGGCATTGTAAGTACAGCCGTAGGTCTCGGCATACAGCCGGACATTTCTCAGCCGGTCAAGCGCTGCAGCTGTCAGAGCCGTTGAATCCATTCTGCATACTAATCTGTAGCGAACTAAATAACTAAGTATCTCAGAATACCATAGTTTCTTTATTCAGGCCGGAAACCACCATGGGCAAGAAACACAAGAAAAAACAGAAGGAAGAAAAAAATTCCAAGTCCCTCGTTGAAAAAACGGCTCTCTGCGATGACTGCGGCAGATACTTTAACCGCGAGCTGTCCTGGCTGAAGTTCAACGAGCGCATCCTTGAAGAAGCCCGCAGTATCCGTAACCCTCTGCTCGAACGGGTGGGATTCCTCGGTATCGTTGCAGGCAACCTTGACGAGTTCTTCATGGTGCGTGTTCCTGCATACCAGCGCGGCGCAACCCGGCAGAGTGATGAGTACGAAGAGGTGGTCGGCAGCCGCACCCAGCTTGAGATGATCTATGACCGAACCATCTTCATGATGAGAATCGCCTCCTGGGTCTGGGCAAAGGAGCTGAAGCCTGAGCTGGAAAAAGAGGGAATTGTCTTTCAAAAATATGCCAAGTGCAGCGAGTCAGAAAAGCATCAGCTCAGAAAAGAACTCTCTGCAATCCTTGCCGAAACGCCGGTTAATATTATTCGTGGCGACCGGTTTCAGGACATTGAGCAGAACGATTACCTCAAAGGCATGGGACTTCTCGCAAAGTCTGACAAAGGTCTTGCAGTAATTCCGGTTCAGGATATTTTAGACAAACACGGGCGGTTTGCAACCGTTGGAAAACGAAAAGTCTCCTATCTCTTCCGCGAGGATGTTCTGCGCAAAAACTCTGATCTCTTCCTGCCCGGAGAGTCGACGAGTGCTGTTGTTCCCATCCGCATTACCCGCGACTCTGATCTGAACCTGAAAGGCGATGACGCAGATGATCTGATCTCAGCAATCAAATCTGCTCCCGAAACTCTTGCGAAAAAACTGCCGTCGCGTCTTGAAACCGAACAGTGGCTGCCTTTCGGATACACCACCCATCTCGTGGACGCTCTGTCACTCATTCCTGAACTGGTGTATGATGTTCCGTCTCCCATCGGTCTTGCAGACCTGAAAGCGTTCCCGGTCACGCGACCTGAACTGAAGTTTCCGGTATACGAACCCTCGCTGCCGGCCGGTCTGGCTGACACAAAGAAGATCTTTTCCCAGCTTGCGGACCGCGACATCATGCTGTTCACTCCGTACGACAGCTTTGAAGGGCTGACAAACTTCCTGAATGCTGCGGCAAATGATTCCACGGTTCAGAAAATTCAGATGACTCTTTACCGGCTCGGCTCTGAGTCTCCGGTTGTTGATGCTCTGATAGCTGCTGCGAGGAACGGCAAGGATGTGACCGCTGTTATTGAACTCAAAGCAAGTTTTGATGAAGAGGAAAATTTCCAGTGGGCAACCACGCTTACAGACAACGGAGTCTCGGTGATTCACGGACTCCCTGATCTGAAGGTTCATGCCAAGTGCTGCCTGGTTACCCGTCTTGAAGATGACAAACCGGTTCGGTATGCTACTGTTTCGACCGGCAACTACAATGCAAAGACCGCAAAGATCTACTCTGACATCTCGCTCTTCACTGCTGATTCGAGAATCTGCCGGGATCTGTCTACGCTTTTCTCCTACCTTGCAGGTGATGAGAAGAAGCCTGAGTACAAGCAGCTGATCGTCAGCCCCGACTTTATGGAGGATGAACTGCTCTCCCTCATCAGGCAGGAGACCGCTCATCACAAATCCGGCAGTCGCGGATACATTGTGCTGAAGACCAACTCGCTGACACACCGTCCTATCATCAATGCTTTGTATGAGGCGTCGGATGCCGGCGTGAAAATTGATCTGATTGTTCGCGGTATCTGTATGCTCAGGCCCGGCGTTCCGGGTCTTTCGGAAAATATCAGGGTGACTTCGGTTGTCGGCAGGTTCCTTGAACACAGCAGAATATTTTACTTCAGAAATGACGGCGATGAACTGGTGTTCATCGGAAGCCCTGACATGATGTCAAGAAACTTAAAGCGCCGCGTTGAGATCATCTGTCCGGTTCACGACCGGCGAATCAAGAATGCCCTGATCAACAAAGTTCTGCCGACCTTCATCCGTGATACAGTGCAGGGGTATGTGCTTGAGCCGAACGGCGTGTACCTGCCTCCCAAACATTCTGTTTCACATATCGGGTCGCAGCAGCAGTTCATTGAAATGAGAAACATCTGGTGGTAGTCTGAAGAAAAAAGATCTCATGCTGGTGGGTGACTCGGCAAAAATTCTGAACGAGGATTTTTGCCATGCGGATCAGGTGACCCGTCTGGCTCTTGCTCTCTACGATGATCTCGTTTCTGCGAAACGGTACGGCAAACAGACCCGGCGGCTTCTTACCGCCGCAGCACTTCTGCATGATGTGGGCTGGGGAATTACCGGTGATACTCATAATAAAACTGGCATGATGTTTGTTCTGCATGATCAGACCATGCCGTTCACTCCCCGCGAACGAATTCTGGTTGCTCTTGCTGTCAGGTATCATCGCGGGGCTCTTCCGAAGAAACGCCACTTTCTCTATGGTGATCTCAGTCGCCGCGATAAAAAAATCGTTGATCTTCTCTCAGGTATTCTTCGTGTTGCAGACGGTCTTGACCGGTCGCATGGTAGTGTTGTCCGATCTGTTTCTGCACAGATTTTGCAAAATACTGTTGTTATTTCCTGCGAGGGCTTGGGGAGAGGATCTCCTGAGCAGAGGACTGCCCTGAAAAAAGCAGATCTGCTGATGAAGGTGTTTTCCTCCGGTATCAGGATACGCTGGAAGACGGTTAAATAATTTTACCGTTTCCAGAATCCTGACTTTTTTTGTGCGTCCTGTTCGCGGAAGTACTGTTCGAGTGATGCAATTTGGTCCCAGAGTGTGCGGACCTCGTTTCTGAGTGCTGCGACTTCTTCAGAGACTTTGGCAACTGCGTCAAGTACTGCGGTGTTGTCCTCAGCCATTTTTTCCCGAACTGCTGCCATCCGGTGATCCATGGTCTGAACGGCAGTCTGTGCTGATCTGACGGCAAGGATAAGTTCCTCTTCAGTTTCGGTACGCGGGACCGGTTTTGGCATCTCCTTTGGTGTTGCGGGCACGGACTCTATTCCCATCCGCTTCATGTCCTCGCGTGCCCGTTCTTCTAAGGATTTTCCTCCTTTGATGGCAGCAATGATCACTGGTTCAGGGAGTCCCTGACTCTGGAGGTCTGCGACTTTTCTGAATCTGTCGACCATGTTCTCATCATACACCCGTACTCTGCCGATTTTTTTGCAGGGGAGGATCTGTTCATATCGATCGGCAATGAGTCTGCACTCTTCTTCAGGAATTCCCAGTACTTCTGCAATGTCGGCAATTTTTCGTGTACTCTCGGTCATAGCAGTATCTACTTTTCTCTTGGGAGGGTGAGTGATAAAAGGTTTGGGATGTTGGTTGTTAGATCATGAGCCACCCACGGAAAAACGGAACACACAGATATTTCACGGAAAAACATCACGGAGCAGACGTGAACATCACGGAAATGTCTATTTGAATGCAATAAATTCTGTGATGTTCACGTCTGCTCCGTGATGTTTTTTTTCTGTTATATTTCCGTGTGTTCCGTTTTTCCGTGGGCGGCTCATCGCTTAATGTGTAAAACTCCGTAGGGAGCAGGCATAACATCCTGCATCTCAAAAAAAAGAAAAAATGAATTTTTGGTTATGCAGTCAGTTCTGCATACTCCTTCTTGTAGAGGTATGCCTGAACAAACGAGACAATACCTGCAATAACAAGAAGAATTCCTAAGACCAGTGCAAGGACAGGAGCCCCCTCGGTCGGGAACAGCAGGAAGAACAGACCGATGATGATACCAATAATACCAAGGATCAGCATCAGAATTCTCTGTCCCCAGGAAAGTCCGCGGCTGAATGCAAAGATCACATCCGTAACTCCGGAGATCAACGCAATAATTCCAATGAATACCGTTGCAATCCAGATCATCGTGTCAGGCGAGACAAAGGATATCAGTGCAATCACAATACCAATGATACCGAGAAGAATCATCCACCATGTGGCTTTTGGCTCACCGAATGCAGAAAATCCTGAGAACAGGGCTGCAATTGAGATAAAGAGCAGGAGAATTGCGATAATATATGCACTCACATTCAATGCCGCGAACGGGAATACAAGACAGAATATTCCAAGAACCAGAAGAACAATGCCTTTCAGGAGCAGCGTCTTCCAGGCTCCCGGAAGAAGTGTCTCCTCAATCACTACAATGTTTGTCATACTCAAATCTTGTCGTTCCAACCTATATAAGGTTCAGGTAGAGACAAAAAAAAGATTAGGTGGTTTTTGCTGGTTTCTTTGCCATGAATCCCTCGACAATTGCGAGAATTCCAAAGACCAGCAGGAAGATAGCAGTTACCTGTACAAGAACAATTGCGCCCGTGAACGGCATAAATATGAACAGGATACCAAGAATCACTCCAAGAACACCGGAGATTGCGACAAGAATACGGTTTGCCTCACCGGTCTTGTTAGCAATTGCAATTGCAATATCTGTAAATCCGCTGATAAGAACAGTAATTGCAATCAGGTACACGATATAGAGAGTCATCATTGCCGGGAAGACGAATGCAAGAATTCCTGCGATGATTGCGAGAATTCCTAAGAGAATTACCCACCATGTACGTTTATACTCTCCAAGGAATGTGGATCCTGAGGTCAGAAGCTGAATTCCAAGAATGATGAGCACAATGCCAAACAACAGTTCAATAGCAAGGATCGAACCGAAGGTAAAGATCAGCATGATAATACCAAGTATTATCATCAGGATACCCTTCAGGAGAAGAGACTTGAAGATGTCTCCCCCAATTGGGGCTGAGGTTTCAGTCATACACATGAAAGTAGAGTGCAAATGCTATTAAATCCTTGTATCAAGGGAAAAAGTCATGTTTGACAAATATTTATAAAAGGAAATCAAGAGTAATAAAGATACTATGTCGCCTGTAGAGATGCATGCCGGTGAAGTGCGATACTACTCCTCCCCGGTCATGGTGAAAAATCAGCAGTACACTGGAACGTTAACCAGCGAACGGTTGATTATCGATGGTGGATCGGCCCCCCGCGAGTTTAAAATCACGAATATTTCCGCTGCGGATCCGATCACTCTTCCCAGTGGCGAGCCTGGTCTGAAACTTGTTTTATCCACCCCGACCGGCCAGAAAGAAATGGTCTGGTCGTTTCCGGTAGGTGATATCTTCAAGGCGGGCGAGCAGCAGGCATGGGTGAATCAGATCCGTAAAGCGGTCGGTGAAAAGCCGTTTGCTGTTCCGGGAGCCCAACCCGCGGTTGCGCGCGCAGCCCCTGTCGCAGCACCCGCAGGTGCGATGCCTCCTTCACCGGTATATGCTGCCGGCGAGATGGAGATCCTGAAAACCGCAGGAGTCAGGATCAAGCGGACATACTACACGCTGTATATGACGAACCTTCGCCTGATTCTTCAGAACATCTCGGGTCAAATCGGTCGTGAGTTTTCCATTGCGGAGTTGATGGACGCGTCCCGGATGGAGGGCGAGTCCGGCGAACCGTCGATTGCTCTGACCATTGGTTCACAGACCGGTGTCAAGCAGATGATTCTGACGTTTCCGTCGCCTGGTTCCCGCGAGGCATGGATGGTGCAACTTTCCGCAAAACTGCCGGTTCATGCGATGCCTCATGTTCCTCAGATGGCAGCTCCCGCGATGGGCGGCGCTATGGGAGGAATGGGGTATGCTGCTCCCCAAAGCGTTCCGCAGATGCTTACCTTACAACCCGGAGAAAAAACCTACATGTCTTCTCCCGGCATCCGGGTAAAGCGTGATGTGTTTACTGCGTATCTGACGAACACGCGATTTGTGCTGATGGGTAACTCAAACGGTATGCTTGCGATCGCCGGAGAGTTTTCAGTGAACACGCTGAAAAAAGCGATCCGCATTGCCGGCGAGATGGGTGAGCCCGGGATCGGGTTAACCATTGCGTCCCGCGATGGTGTGAAGGA
This is a stretch of genomic DNA from Methanorbis furvi. It encodes these proteins:
- a CDS encoding YIP1 family protein — translated: MSPVEMHAGEVRYYSSPVMVKNQQYTGTLTSERLIIDGGSAPREFKITNISAADPITLPSGEPGLKLVLSTPTGQKEMVWSFPVGDIFKAGEQQAWVNQIRKAVGEKPFAVPGAQPAVARAAPVAAPAGAMPPSPVYAAGEMEILKTAGVRIKRTYYTLYMTNLRLILQNISGQIGREFSIAELMDASRMEGESGEPSIALTIGSQTGVKQMILTFPSPGSREAWMVQLSAKLPVHAMPHVPQMAAPAMGGAMGGMGYAAPQSVPQMLTLQPGEKTYMSSPGIRVKRDVFTAYLTNTRFVLMGNSNGMLAIAGEFSVNTLKKAIRIAGEMGEPGIGLTIASRDGVKDMHLLFPSMDLREMWISKFEEVIPPEMPPMYGGAAASAAQYSVTTVAPPARGNAPVKYCTVCGARNHPDDRFCAMCGKPLAETGAAAAAAVSMSEPSVPDMFDGSGRNEPSRKRKEKPSKREKKSRRDEGEYDEPRTRRERPPKRARAPKEPKVKKPYEGSIVGFLTRPADAFEYYGREGPKDAIGLFLISGIVWAVISVVMLAFVLPKFLPVTASEFPIFGALSSNMMAMVMLILVMFVLWMVFVMIQGVLSGVFAKVFGEDASIGETIAVVMRSSLPYAVVGWIPGFGIIIAAVWSLIATMKGFGAALDMRGGAAAGCAILGLVVVAAILVAIGMI